A window of Corallococcus macrosporus DSM 14697 contains these coding sequences:
- a CDS encoding SLC13 family permease: MALAIFLFTYVFIAGARLPYLKLDRPGGALLGAVLMVVFGVVTPAEVYNHSADANRHAIDADTIVLLLGMMLLAAYMSQASFFRTAGAWAVRKAHTPRLLLLAVTFISAALSAFLVNDTVCLMLTPLVLATVEDARLPPAPYLLAVCMGSNSGSVATFTGNPQNMLIQGASGLSYASFAAYMALPALLSTAVVAAGLLYLFRHDLPSKRFEPNPPPPPVDRGLMALTLGVLTGVVVAFFAGLPMSWSALAGAALVMALARREPREALERVDWVLLLFFASLFVVVYGVNKHGWAEEIRVLFEPLMTGPPLREMVGFAGLTLVASNLFSNVPFVMLARTWVPTLHDAELGWHVLALGSTLAGNLTLVGSVANLIVFEAARGKVNMTFLRYLRVGLPVTLVSFVVGLTVLLLEHALL, from the coding sequence GTGGCCCTCGCCATCTTCCTGTTCACCTACGTCTTCATCGCCGGCGCGCGGCTTCCGTACCTGAAGCTGGACCGCCCCGGCGGCGCGCTGCTGGGCGCCGTGCTCATGGTCGTCTTCGGCGTCGTCACGCCCGCGGAGGTCTACAACCACAGCGCGGACGCGAACCGGCACGCCATCGACGCGGACACCATCGTCCTGCTGCTGGGGATGATGTTGCTGGCCGCGTACATGTCCCAGGCGTCCTTCTTCCGCACCGCGGGGGCCTGGGCCGTCCGCAAGGCGCACACGCCCCGGCTGCTCCTGCTCGCCGTGACGTTCATCTCGGCCGCGCTGTCCGCGTTCCTGGTGAATGACACGGTGTGCTTGATGCTCACGCCCCTGGTGCTGGCCACCGTGGAGGACGCGCGCCTCCCCCCCGCGCCGTACCTGCTCGCGGTGTGCATGGGCAGCAACAGCGGCTCGGTGGCCACCTTCACCGGCAACCCGCAGAACATGCTCATCCAGGGCGCCTCCGGGCTGTCCTACGCCAGCTTCGCGGCGTACATGGCGCTGCCCGCCCTGCTCTCCACCGCCGTGGTCGCCGCGGGGCTGCTGTACCTGTTCCGGCATGACCTGCCGTCAAAGCGCTTCGAGCCCAACCCACCGCCGCCGCCGGTGGACCGGGGCCTGATGGCGCTCACGCTGGGGGTGTTGACGGGCGTCGTCGTGGCCTTCTTCGCCGGGCTGCCCATGAGCTGGAGCGCCCTGGCCGGCGCGGCCCTGGTGATGGCCCTGGCCCGGCGCGAGCCCCGCGAGGCGCTGGAGCGCGTGGACTGGGTGCTGCTGCTCTTCTTCGCCAGCCTGTTCGTGGTCGTCTACGGCGTGAACAAGCACGGCTGGGCGGAGGAGATTCGCGTCCTGTTCGAGCCCCTCATGACGGGGCCGCCGCTGCGGGAGATGGTGGGCTTCGCGGGGCTGACGCTGGTGGCGTCCAACCTGTTCAGCAACGTGCCCTTCGTCATGCTGGCGCGGACGTGGGTGCCCACGCTGCACGACGCGGAGCTGGGCTGGCACGTGCTGGCTCTCGGCTCCACGCTGGCGGGCAACCTCACCCTGGTGGGCAGCGTGGCCAACCTCATCGTGTTCGAGGCGGCGCGCGGGAAGGTGAACATGACCTTCCTGCGCTACCTGCGCGTGGGCCTGCCGGTGACGCTCGTCAGCTTCGTGGTGGGGCTGACGGTGCTCCTGCTGGAGCACGCGCTGTTGTGA
- a CDS encoding general secretion pathway protein GspE: MDAGLLSETQLRSALAEQRKWGGKLGLTLVHMGYVDESSMVHALSRQLAIPTVDLEQHTPAPLALQALRADIAERYTVFPIAADPATKTVTVATADPTNVEAFQELAFHSGQRLQVVVASASSIERAIRRHYHGEVTSTTATPLSFGMDEPTFELAPPAESEPLSVAVRAASAALAQPGREAELAQRVEELTQQVAGLERMVAQQARSLRAMLELLETRGLVTRDDYLAKVR; this comes from the coding sequence ATGGACGCCGGGCTCCTCTCGGAGACCCAGCTCCGCTCCGCCCTCGCCGAGCAGCGCAAATGGGGCGGCAAGCTGGGCCTCACCCTGGTGCACATGGGGTACGTGGACGAAAGCTCCATGGTCCACGCCCTGTCGCGGCAGCTCGCCATCCCCACGGTGGACCTGGAGCAGCACACGCCGGCGCCGCTGGCCTTGCAGGCGCTCCGGGCGGACATCGCCGAGCGCTACACCGTCTTCCCCATTGCCGCGGACCCGGCCACCAAGACAGTCACGGTCGCCACCGCCGACCCCACCAACGTGGAGGCCTTCCAGGAGCTGGCCTTCCACAGCGGGCAGCGGCTCCAGGTCGTCGTCGCGAGCGCGTCCTCCATCGAGCGCGCCATCCGCCGCCACTACCATGGGGAGGTCACTTCGACGACGGCGACCCCGCTGTCCTTCGGCATGGACGAGCCCACCTTCGAGCTGGCGCCTCCGGCCGAGAGCGAGCCCCTGTCCGTGGCCGTGCGGGCGGCCTCGGCGGCCCTGGCCCAGCCGGGCCGTGAAGCGGAGCTCGCCCAGCGCGTGGAGGAGCTGACGCAGCAGGTGGCGGGGCTGGAGCGGATGGTGGCCCAGCAGGCCCGGTCGCTGCGGGCCATGCTGGAGCTGCTGGAGACGCGCGGACTGGTGACGCGGGACGACTACCTCGCCAAGGTCCGCTGA
- a CDS encoding cyclic nucleotide-binding domain-containing protein yields MELRKLKDKATEAFTKGRFSKAAELYEDYCRAEPKDHQSRLRSGDAWVKAGQKDRAISAYQAAAEGFARDGFLPRAIAASKLILELDPAHRGVQQMLADLYARRGTPAGARVRGPMSSASAVTKPEAPAARSGGGDGASPAPLAARGPAVDVSSEPPPELALSANEPSSGHEEVVHSVQIGLAHDEASAGVELTLDIATSTAAVPPESRPEPTAMPASEPVTPPLATRLPAVQPGGARAATSALPPGLAPRASQRVPAVGAPRASEPEAPTPRPVSNSGRWQALASPISEQPPTAPVPSTVDASASSAPPGLRPRRAEQAAPAGASVLPVHDLSSALGASLRTASSPSSFTELELEADSLLHAVELAAQAGLHRQGLAAPASSDGVEEELDSLTEEAPADAASLDTLPTIPLFSDLPRDAFIELFERCPLRRFGPGERIIQQGSHGDAFYVICEGAVRVFRTENGARQDLATLEGGTFFGEMALLSGAARTASVESASEDTQLLEISAGVLAELSRSHPQVAQALKKFCRQRMLTNVMNTSELFRLFGRSDRRALVERFRSRDVERDTVIIRDGDPTDGLYVVLSGEVEVRKDGHLLTQLREGEVFGEISLLQKTPATATVTATRHTTLLRLPRADFDTLISSHPQILALISDLSDERLRRTQRVLTEAGVEEDLILV; encoded by the coding sequence ATGGAGCTGCGCAAGCTGAAGGACAAGGCGACCGAGGCATTCACCAAGGGGCGCTTTTCCAAAGCCGCGGAGCTCTACGAGGACTACTGCCGGGCCGAACCCAAGGACCACCAGTCGAGACTCCGCTCCGGGGATGCCTGGGTGAAGGCGGGGCAGAAGGACCGGGCCATCTCGGCGTACCAGGCCGCGGCGGAAGGCTTCGCGAGGGACGGCTTCCTCCCGCGCGCCATCGCCGCGAGCAAGCTCATCCTGGAGCTGGACCCGGCGCATCGCGGGGTGCAGCAGATGCTCGCGGACCTGTATGCCCGCAGAGGCACGCCTGCGGGCGCTCGCGTCCGTGGCCCCATGAGCAGCGCGTCGGCCGTGACGAAGCCCGAGGCGCCAGCGGCACGGAGCGGTGGGGGGGACGGCGCTTCGCCAGCGCCGTTGGCGGCGCGTGGCCCGGCAGTGGACGTCTCCTCGGAGCCGCCACCCGAGCTGGCGCTGTCCGCGAACGAGCCCTCCAGTGGCCACGAAGAAGTCGTCCATTCCGTCCAGATCGGCCTGGCCCACGACGAAGCCTCGGCGGGTGTGGAGCTGACGCTGGACATCGCCACCTCGACCGCCGCCGTGCCGCCTGAATCTCGACCCGAACCAACCGCGATGCCCGCCAGCGAGCCGGTGACGCCGCCGCTCGCGACGCGGCTCCCCGCTGTGCAGCCCGGGGGCGCGCGCGCGGCGACGAGCGCGCTGCCTCCCGGTCTGGCGCCTCGCGCGTCCCAGCGGGTGCCCGCCGTCGGAGCACCTCGCGCGTCAGAGCCCGAGGCTCCGACGCCGCGTCCCGTCTCGAACAGCGGCCGCTGGCAGGCCCTGGCATCACCCATCAGCGAGCAGCCGCCCACGGCGCCCGTTCCCTCCACCGTTGATGCCTCGGCGTCCTCCGCGCCCCCGGGCCTGCGCCCCCGCCGCGCGGAGCAAGCGGCGCCCGCGGGCGCCAGCGTGCTCCCGGTGCACGACCTGTCCTCCGCGCTGGGCGCCTCCCTCCGGACGGCGTCGAGCCCGTCGTCCTTCACGGAGCTGGAGCTGGAGGCGGACTCCCTGCTGCACGCGGTGGAGCTGGCGGCACAGGCGGGGCTCCACCGTCAGGGGCTGGCGGCCCCGGCCAGCAGCGACGGCGTCGAGGAGGAGCTCGACAGCCTGACGGAGGAGGCCCCGGCGGATGCGGCCTCCCTGGACACGCTGCCCACGATTCCACTCTTCTCCGACCTGCCCCGCGACGCCTTCATCGAGCTGTTCGAGCGCTGCCCGCTGCGGCGCTTCGGCCCCGGCGAGCGCATCATCCAGCAGGGCAGCCACGGCGACGCCTTCTACGTCATCTGTGAGGGCGCGGTGCGCGTCTTCCGGACGGAGAACGGCGCGCGCCAGGACCTGGCGACGCTGGAAGGCGGCACCTTCTTCGGAGAGATGGCGCTGCTCTCGGGCGCGGCGCGCACGGCCTCGGTGGAGTCCGCGTCCGAGGACACGCAGCTCCTGGAGATCTCCGCGGGCGTGCTCGCCGAGCTGTCGCGAAGCCACCCCCAGGTGGCCCAGGCCCTGAAGAAGTTCTGCCGGCAGCGCATGCTCACGAACGTCATGAACACGTCGGAGCTGTTCCGGCTGTTCGGCCGGAGCGACCGGCGCGCGCTCGTGGAGCGCTTCCGCTCCCGGGACGTGGAGCGGGACACCGTCATCATCCGAGATGGCGACCCGACCGACGGCCTCTACGTGGTCCTGTCCGGCGAGGTGGAGGTGCGCAAGGACGGCCACCTCCTGACGCAGCTCCGGGAAGGGGAGGTGTTCGGAGAGATTTCCCTGCTCCAGAAGACGCCCGCCACCGCGACCGTCACGGCCACCCGGCACACCACGCTGTTGCGGCTGCCGCGCGCCGACTTCGACACGCTCATCTCCAGCCACCCGCAGATCCTGGCGCTGATCTCCGACCTGAGCGACGAGCGGCTCCGGCGCACGCAGCGCGTGCTGACCGAAGCCGGCGTGGAGGAGGACCTCATCCTCGTCTGA
- a CDS encoding HEAT repeat domain-containing protein has protein sequence MRTGARPLILALALLLGCNGSRDQLLADLQSPRPEVRALAVKKLAGQGNPDDLVLFTRAAKDFAAIVRAEAAVALGESQDARVVDLLGELLEDADEEVQGRAAMALSKVNNEKAKAYLTLQYGRRGRATRRIIVQALKNANVPGAMAEVVAAEARSQWDRNQLALTEGALPERVGAAEELGKSGRPDAVNRLLPMVRDSQVILAAAAVRGLGDAGDKRAVGPIALLLEENFPELRESAIHALMKLQDPVATQRLQLVAVEKSAVSPLATDAIVSFPRTPQTDAALCAIVLEGAPAEALVAGRAMRARGGCPVDPIGERLARPATAVGGLQAITGLGPTALPLLGKVVPWLSHPDASMRLLAVEAVAELGDASVVPAVQKLYEQESKGLEALRADWVTQALPEKFGLGFDPSTMPPTQTMPGMNDDRPSRHADLLGRVKELNAARVRESGRDVVRHRVPTELYDDVAAERLVPLATLLRALGTLKAPGALELLTGYTQDSSPALRVAALVGLARLGPEGVAVAKAGLIDPDRDLQKALAQALADAGEAGQAALIELLPKMGSEKLLALDALTRGSGVPASASAPLQAVVREGGPEAALAAALLGRLQAKDAVPTLVKALDEPNSVARRDVLLALGSIGDAQAADAVAKDLFHDMPEIRAAAASSLRKLGSAAHADPLEALKGDYFRTVREAAGAAPLSESTASEGAR, from the coding sequence ATGCGAACCGGCGCGCGCCCCCTCATTCTCGCTCTTGCCCTGCTCCTCGGCTGTAACGGCAGCAGGGATCAGCTCCTCGCGGACCTCCAGAGTCCCCGCCCGGAGGTCCGCGCTCTCGCGGTGAAGAAGCTGGCCGGGCAGGGCAACCCGGATGACCTCGTCCTGTTCACCCGCGCGGCGAAGGACTTCGCCGCCATCGTCCGGGCCGAGGCCGCCGTGGCCCTGGGGGAGAGCCAGGACGCCCGCGTCGTCGACCTCCTGGGCGAGCTGCTCGAGGACGCCGACGAAGAGGTCCAGGGCCGCGCCGCCATGGCGCTGTCCAAGGTGAACAACGAGAAGGCCAAGGCCTACCTCACGCTCCAGTACGGACGGCGGGGCCGGGCCACGCGGCGGATCATCGTCCAGGCGCTGAAGAACGCCAACGTGCCCGGCGCCATGGCGGAGGTGGTCGCCGCCGAGGCCCGCTCGCAGTGGGATCGCAACCAGCTCGCGCTGACGGAAGGCGCGCTGCCCGAGCGCGTGGGCGCCGCCGAGGAGCTGGGCAAGAGCGGCCGCCCCGACGCCGTCAACCGGCTGCTCCCCATGGTGCGCGACAGCCAGGTCATCCTCGCCGCCGCCGCCGTCCGCGGCCTGGGCGACGCCGGGGACAAGCGCGCGGTGGGGCCCATCGCGCTGCTCCTGGAGGAGAACTTCCCCGAGCTGCGCGAGTCCGCCATCCACGCCCTGATGAAGCTCCAGGACCCGGTGGCCACGCAGCGGCTCCAGCTCGTGGCGGTGGAGAAGAGCGCCGTCAGCCCGCTGGCCACCGATGCCATCGTGTCCTTCCCCCGGACGCCACAGACGGACGCGGCGCTGTGCGCCATCGTGCTGGAGGGCGCGCCCGCGGAGGCGCTGGTCGCCGGCCGGGCCATGCGCGCTCGGGGGGGCTGCCCGGTGGACCCCATTGGCGAGCGGCTGGCGCGTCCGGCCACCGCGGTCGGTGGGCTCCAGGCCATCACGGGGTTGGGCCCCACGGCGCTGCCGCTGCTCGGGAAGGTCGTGCCGTGGCTGAGCCACCCGGATGCGTCCATGCGCCTGCTCGCGGTGGAGGCCGTGGCCGAGCTGGGCGATGCATCGGTGGTGCCCGCGGTGCAGAAGCTGTACGAGCAGGAGAGCAAGGGCCTGGAGGCGCTGCGCGCCGACTGGGTGACCCAGGCGCTGCCAGAGAAGTTCGGCCTGGGCTTCGATCCTTCGACCATGCCGCCGACTCAGACGATGCCCGGCATGAATGATGACCGGCCCTCGCGGCACGCGGACCTGCTGGGGCGTGTGAAGGAGCTCAACGCCGCCCGGGTGCGCGAGAGCGGCCGGGACGTGGTGCGGCACCGCGTGCCCACCGAGCTCTACGACGACGTGGCGGCGGAGCGGCTGGTGCCCCTGGCGACGCTGCTGCGGGCGCTGGGAACGCTGAAGGCGCCCGGCGCCCTGGAGCTGCTCACGGGCTACACCCAGGATTCCAGCCCCGCGCTGCGCGTGGCGGCCCTGGTGGGGCTGGCGCGGCTGGGCCCCGAGGGCGTGGCGGTGGCCAAGGCTGGACTCATCGATCCCGACCGCGACCTGCAGAAGGCCCTGGCCCAGGCGCTCGCGGACGCGGGAGAGGCGGGGCAGGCCGCGCTCATCGAGCTGCTGCCGAAGATGGGCAGCGAGAAGCTGCTGGCCTTGGATGCGCTCACGCGGGGCAGTGGCGTGCCGGCCTCGGCGTCCGCGCCGCTCCAGGCGGTGGTCCGTGAAGGCGGGCCGGAGGCGGCGCTCGCGGCGGCGTTGCTGGGGCGCCTGCAGGCGAAGGACGCGGTTCCCACGTTGGTGAAGGCCCTGGACGAGCCCAACAGCGTGGCCCGCCGGGACGTGCTCCTGGCGCTGGGGAGCATCGGCGACGCGCAGGCGGCCGACGCGGTGGCCAAGGACCTGTTCCACGACATGCCGGAGATCCGCGCGGCGGCGGCGTCCTCGCTGCGGAAGCTGGGCAGCGCTGCCCATGCGGACCCGTTGGAGGCCCTCAAGGGGGACTACTTCCGCACGGTGCGTGAGGCCGCGGGCGCGGCGCCACTGTCCGAGAGCACGGCTTCGGAGGGGGCCCGCTGA
- a CDS encoding pseudouridine synthase yields MAAERLQKYLARAGVASRRHAEELITAGRVAVNNKTVTELGSRVEPGTDLVTVDGTLVTPPDESSYFLLYKPVGVVTTLSDPQGRPTVANYVEETGKRLFPVGRLDYDAEGALLFTDDGALAHKLTHPSFQVPRTYLAKVKGSPDAATLDKLRGGVRLEDGMATPVSVGVFEAAERNTWLKIVVAEGRPHLIKRLCAAVGHPVVRLFRPSYAGVGVEGLRPGELRPLKTSEVELLNAVSDGKAAPPAGELKLPPRRHGRAAPGFDSDDEAELSMDEDSPVAARPARKAPARAAKGAAEGGSSLARFGRAKGASAAGKPARRSFGGDDAGAPRGRGARAGFGEGGAARGRGAGRSFGGDEGAPRGRSAGRSPGAEGGRGGRSFGGDEAGAPRGRAAGRSFGGDEGAPRGRGTRAGVGGSEAPRGRSAGRSFGGDEGAPRSRSAGRSFGGDEGAPRSRGPRAGFGGSEAPRGRSAGRTFGGDDAGAPRGRGARAGFGESDAPRGRSAGRTFGGDEGAPRGRGTGRSFGRDEGGASAARGAGGARRAFGGDEGAAPRGRGGERRAFGGGAAAGRRSADGDEGAAPRSRGAGRPERREWSAGGDAAPRSRAPGAGRPERRTWGSGEGDAPRSRGAGRPERREWSAGGDDAPRSRAPRAGGTASRAPRGEGRASSPRSGAAGAGRPERREWKPRSEEGSAPRGRGGPRREGAAGGRPARSTWTPTDESGNPRERVVRAGARKGPPAEKSGGFQAWDKKKERASAPRWSNERPRGGAGRPPPRGPRRPR; encoded by the coding sequence ATGGCGGCCGAACGACTACAGAAGTACCTGGCCCGCGCGGGAGTTGCTTCGCGCCGGCATGCAGAAGAGCTGATTACCGCGGGCCGCGTCGCGGTGAACAACAAGACGGTGACGGAGCTGGGCAGCCGCGTGGAGCCCGGCACGGACCTGGTGACGGTGGACGGGACGCTCGTCACGCCGCCGGATGAATCCTCCTACTTCCTGCTCTACAAGCCCGTGGGCGTCGTGACGACGCTGTCGGATCCGCAGGGCCGGCCCACGGTGGCCAACTACGTGGAAGAGACGGGCAAGCGCCTGTTCCCCGTGGGCCGCCTGGACTACGACGCCGAGGGCGCGCTGCTGTTCACGGACGATGGGGCGCTGGCGCACAAGCTGACGCACCCCAGCTTCCAGGTCCCGCGCACCTACCTGGCGAAGGTGAAGGGCTCGCCGGACGCGGCCACGCTGGACAAGCTGCGCGGCGGCGTGCGGCTGGAAGACGGCATGGCCACGCCGGTGTCGGTGGGCGTGTTCGAGGCGGCGGAGCGGAACACCTGGCTGAAGATTGTCGTAGCGGAAGGCCGCCCGCACCTCATCAAGCGGCTGTGCGCCGCGGTGGGGCACCCGGTGGTGCGCCTGTTCCGTCCGTCCTACGCCGGCGTGGGCGTGGAAGGGCTGCGCCCCGGTGAGCTGCGCCCGCTCAAGACGAGCGAGGTGGAGCTGCTGAACGCGGTGTCGGATGGCAAGGCCGCGCCGCCGGCGGGTGAGCTGAAGCTGCCGCCGCGCCGGCATGGCCGTGCGGCGCCGGGCTTCGACTCGGATGATGAGGCGGAGCTGTCCATGGATGAGGACTCGCCGGTGGCCGCCAGGCCCGCGCGCAAGGCGCCGGCCCGTGCTGCCAAGGGCGCCGCCGAGGGCGGTTCGAGCCTGGCGCGCTTCGGGCGGGCCAAGGGGGCCTCGGCAGCGGGCAAGCCGGCGCGTCGCTCGTTCGGTGGCGATGACGCGGGTGCGCCGCGTGGCCGGGGCGCGCGTGCTGGCTTCGGTGAAGGCGGCGCGGCGCGTGGCCGGGGTGCGGGCCGCTCCTTCGGTGGTGACGAGGGTGCGCCGCGTGGCCGGAGCGCGGGCCGCTCGCCGGGTGCCGAGGGTGGTCGTGGCGGCCGTTCGTTCGGAGGCGACGAAGCGGGCGCACCGCGTGGCCGTGCCGCGGGCCGCTCCTTTGGTGGCGACGAGGGCGCGCCGCGTGGCCGGGGAACTCGCGCTGGCGTCGGCGGGTCCGAGGCTCCGCGTGGGCGTAGCGCGGGTCGCTCCTTCGGTGGCGACGAGGGCGCGCCGCGCAGCCGTAGCGCGGGCCGCTCCTTCGGTGGTGACGAGGGCGCGCCGCGTAGCCGGGGACCTCGCGCTGGCTTCGGCGGGTCCGAGGCTCCGCGTGGGCGTAGCGCGGGCCGCACCTTCGGTGGCGATGACGCAGGCGCGCCGCGTGGGCGTGGCGCTCGCGCTGGTTTCGGTGAGTCCGATGCGCCTCGTGGCCGTAGTGCGGGCCGCACCTTCGGTGGCGACGAGGGCGCCCCCCGTGGCCGTGGAACGGGCCGCTCCTTCGGCCGTGACGAAGGTGGTGCTTCCGCGGCTCGTGGTGCCGGTGGCGCCCGTCGTGCTTTCGGAGGCGACGAAGGCGCCGCGCCGCGTGGGCGTGGCGGTGAGCGCCGCGCGTTCGGTGGTGGCGCGGCCGCTGGCCGTCGTTCCGCCGACGGAGACGAGGGCGCTGCCCCTCGGAGCCGTGGCGCGGGCCGGCCGGAGCGCCGTGAGTGGAGCGCGGGTGGTGACGCCGCGCCGCGCAGCCGAGCCCCTGGCGCGGGCCGCCCGGAGCGCCGCACCTGGGGCAGCGGCGAGGGAGACGCCCCCCGGAGCCGTGGCGCGGGCCGGCCGGAGCGCCGCGAGTGGAGCGCGGGCGGAGACGATGCTCCGCGGAGCCGCGCGCCGCGCGCGGGAGGCACCGCCAGCCGTGCGCCGCGGGGTGAGGGCCGTGCCTCCTCGCCGCGTTCCGGCGCCGCGGGCGCGGGCCGCCCGGAGCGCCGGGAATGGAAGCCCCGCTCGGAAGAGGGGAGCGCCCCGCGTGGCCGGGGCGGGCCTCGCCGTGAGGGGGCCGCGGGCGGACGCCCCGCGCGCTCCACCTGGACGCCCACCGACGAAAGCGGGAATCCCCGTGAACGCGTGGTTCGGGCCGGGGCTCGCAAGGGCCCTCCCGCCGAGAAGTCCGGCGGATTCCAGGCCTGGGACAAGAAGAAGGAGCGGGCGAGCGCGCCGCGCTGGAGCAACGAGCGGCCCCGGGGCGGCGCGGGCCGGCCACCTCCCCGGGGGCCTCGCCGTCCGCGTTGA
- the scpB gene encoding SMC-Scp complex subunit ScpB — translation MTTGSDGPQDETPEPGTPGGPGPFSEEEIAAVTGPGPADELDEFEAASIEEDSDEAPPDLETSFEKLVSKSRKLSTDRIRTVIESVLFVAERPLSVDELYMATGIERELIAEALNQLSGIHRDGISGIVLYEVAGGWQFRTDPHSGEYVRRYLRVKPQRLTRAAVETLAIIAYRQPVTRPEIEDIRGVDCGAVIKALMDRKLVKILGKREEVGRPILYGTSREFLEFFALKDLSALPTLREFHELTQEHREIVEKEDKPAPPAAGTVEALSDPAFTKRMEKSAAASEAALEDLEEAMAAADRTQKVSSSVLDTTPPKPETGDTTGPKPE, via the coding sequence GTGACTACCGGTAGCGACGGACCGCAGGACGAGACTCCCGAACCGGGCACCCCCGGCGGCCCCGGCCCGTTCTCCGAAGAGGAAATCGCTGCCGTCACGGGCCCCGGCCCCGCGGACGAGCTGGACGAGTTCGAGGCGGCCTCCATCGAGGAGGACTCGGACGAGGCGCCTCCGGACCTGGAGACGTCCTTCGAGAAGCTCGTCTCCAAGAGCCGCAAGCTGTCCACGGACCGCATCCGCACCGTCATCGAGAGCGTGCTCTTCGTGGCGGAGCGGCCGCTGTCGGTGGACGAGCTGTACATGGCCACGGGCATCGAGCGGGAGCTCATCGCCGAGGCCCTGAACCAGCTCTCCGGCATCCACCGCGACGGCATCAGCGGCATCGTGCTGTACGAGGTGGCGGGCGGCTGGCAGTTCCGGACGGACCCGCACTCGGGCGAGTACGTCCGGCGCTACCTGCGGGTGAAGCCGCAGCGCCTCACCCGCGCGGCGGTGGAGACGCTGGCCATCATCGCGTACCGGCAGCCGGTGACGCGGCCGGAGATTGAAGACATCCGCGGCGTGGACTGCGGCGCGGTCATCAAGGCCCTGATGGACCGCAAGCTGGTGAAGATATTGGGCAAGCGCGAAGAGGTGGGCCGGCCCATCCTCTATGGAACGTCCCGTGAGTTCCTGGAGTTCTTCGCGCTGAAGGACCTGTCGGCGCTGCCCACGCTGCGTGAGTTCCACGAGCTGACGCAGGAGCACCGGGAGATCGTCGAGAAGGAAGACAAGCCGGCGCCGCCGGCGGCGGGGACGGTGGAAGCGCTGTCGGACCCGGCGTTCACGAAGCGGATGGAGAAGAGCGCGGCGGCCAGCGAAGCCGCGCTGGAGGACCTGGAAGAGGCCATGGCGGCCGCGGACCGGACACAGAAGGTCAGCTCCAGCGTCCTGGACACGACGCCCCCAAAACCCGAGACGGGTGATACGACGGGGCCCAAGCCCGAGTGA
- a CDS encoding segregation and condensation protein A, which translates to MSEERRSPADEALREGELPRSPGDNFRIALPNFEGPLDLLLHLIKEHRVDIFDIPLALITEKYLEHLDRMREINLDIAGEFLVMASTLAHLKSRMLLPRQDVVAAQEAGEVLSVSEEAEDPRAELVRRLLEYQKYKDAAEQLATQDLLGRDVFARSVPVEAVPIPEDEVGLQEFSVLKLVEALDRVLERLQPKLQHEVVRERVTLSEAILRVVERLRPDGQVLFESLFTEEDTPSRQEVVITFLAILEMVKRRLIRVVQDEPLGPILLLPNGDALEKLAPAEVDDSDYR; encoded by the coding sequence GTGAGTGAGGAACGTCGCTCGCCGGCCGATGAGGCCCTTCGTGAAGGGGAGTTGCCGCGGAGTCCTGGCGACAACTTCCGCATCGCGCTGCCCAATTTCGAAGGTCCGCTGGACCTGCTGCTCCATCTCATCAAGGAGCACCGGGTCGACATCTTCGACATCCCGCTGGCGCTGATCACGGAGAAGTACCTCGAGCACCTGGACCGGATGCGGGAGATCAACCTCGACATCGCCGGGGAGTTCCTGGTGATGGCCTCCACGCTGGCGCACCTCAAGAGCCGCATGCTGCTGCCCCGGCAGGACGTCGTGGCGGCGCAGGAAGCAGGGGAGGTCCTCTCCGTCTCCGAGGAGGCCGAGGACCCGCGCGCGGAGCTGGTGCGGCGCCTGCTGGAGTACCAGAAGTACAAGGACGCCGCCGAGCAGCTCGCCACCCAGGACCTGCTCGGCCGCGACGTCTTCGCCCGCAGCGTGCCCGTGGAGGCCGTCCCCATCCCGGAAGACGAGGTGGGGCTCCAGGAGTTCAGCGTCCTCAAGCTGGTGGAGGCGCTCGACCGGGTGCTGGAGCGGTTGCAGCCCAAACTACAGCACGAGGTGGTCCGGGAGCGCGTGACGCTGTCCGAGGCCATCCTCCGCGTAGTAGAGCGCCTGCGCCCGGATGGACAGGTTCTCTTCGAGAGCCTGTTCACGGAAGAGGACACGCCGTCGCGGCAGGAGGTGGTCATCACCTTCCTGGCCATCCTGGAGATGGTGAAGCGGCGGCTCATCCGGGTGGTGCAGGACGAGCCGTTGGGGCCCATCCTGCTGCTGCCCAATGGGGACGCGCTGGAGAAGCTGGCCCCCGCGGAGGTCGACGACAGTGACTACCGGTAG